One Buteo buteo chromosome 4, bButBut1.hap1.1, whole genome shotgun sequence DNA segment encodes these proteins:
- the TNFSF14 gene encoding tumor necrosis factor ligand superfamily member 14, with protein MGDGVFALAGPWPPLPPPRAPTGAATPPVPAWRRRVRGGAWGRWVLGTLVALALVAVAVQGWVLAGVRGELQRVTARLQASGDRPLSEKVQQDRPPTKKPAAHLIASADVSSQPNGSLWWEPGKSWAFIRGLGYRGGSLVCRQPGLYFVYAKVQLGAPGCPARAATLHGIHKRTPRYPRVLDLLVNKVVYCPQAHQVPWARNSFLGGLVRLETGDEVFTRVQAPELVRAVDGTRSYFGMFMV; from the exons ATGGGGGACGGCGTCTTCGCCCTGGCGGGGCCCTGGCCACCGTtacccccccccagggcacccacgggtgctgcCACCCCCCCCGTCCCGGCGTGGCGGCGGCGAGTccgggggggggcttggggacGCTGGGtactggggacactggtggCCCTGGCACTGGTGGCGGTGGCggtgcagggctgggtgctggcgGGGGTCCGGGGGGAGCTGCAGAGGGTGACAGCGCGGCTGCAG GCGAGCGGGGACCGGCCGCTGTCGGAGAAGGTGCAGCAAG ATCGCCCCCCAACTAAGAAGCCAGCAGCTCATCTGATAG CCAGCGCCGACGTCTCCTCCCAACCTAACGGGTCCCTTTGGTGGGAACCCGGCAAATCGTGGGCCTTCATCCGAGGTCTGGGCTACCGCGGCGGCTCCCTCGTTTGCCGCCAGCCCGGGCTCTACTTCGTCTACGCCAAGGTGCAGCTGGGTGCTCCCGGGTGCCCAGCGCGTGCCGCCACCCTCCACGGCATCCACAAGCGAACGCCCCGTTATCCCCGCGTCCTCGATCTCCTGGTGAATAAGGTGGTTTATTGTCCCCAAGCCCACCAGGTCCCCTGGGCCCGGAACAGCTTTTTGGGGGGACTCGTGCGCCTCGAAACGGGGGACGAGGTTTTCACCCGGGTGCAGGCACCCGAGCTGGTGCGGGCAGTGGATGGCACCCGTTCCTATTTTGGGATGTTTATGGTgtaa